The genomic window CCGCGTACGCCTGCGGGCAGGTGCAGTCGGGCACGGCCTTCGTGATCGGCGAGGACCGCCTGCTGACGAACGCGCACGTCGTGCAGGGCGTCACCGAGCCGACCGTGGAGCTGCCCGGCCTCGGCGGCCGCGCCGGGCGCGTCGTGTACTTCGACGCGCAGCAGGACGTCGCCGTGATCGCCGTCGACGGGCTCGGCATCGAGCCGCTGGCCCTCACCGCGACCCAGCCCGCCGGCACCGTCGGCGCGGTGCAGGGCTACCCCTACGGCGGGCCCTTCGTGAGCGGCGGCGCCGAGGTCGTCGACGCGGGCGTCATCCTCGCCGACGACATCACCGGCAGCTCGCGCGCCCCGCGCGAGACCTACACGCTCGCCGCCGATGTGAACCCCGGCAACTCGGGCGGCCCGGTGCTGACCCTCGACGGCGCCGTCATGGGCATGGTCTTCGCCCGCAGCGAGAGCACCGACGACGTCGGCTACGCGCACACGATGGCCGAGCTCGACCCCGTGATCGCGAGCTCGGGCGAGCTGAGCGCCCCCGTCGCGACGGGGAACTGCCAGGGCTGAGCGCGCGCGGCTAGCGCCCGGCGGTCAGCACGACCTTGCCGCGCACGTGCCCGGTCTCGAGGCGCTCGAAGGCCGCGCGGGCCTCGGCGAGCGGGAACTCCGCGGCGATCGGGATGCGCAGGATGCCGTCGGCGACGAGGCCGGCCAGGGCATCCAGCGTCGACGGCCTGACCGCGCCGCGCCCGACCGCGCGGATTCCGAACGGGGTCGGATCGGTCGCGTTGGTGTTGATGCGCTCGGCGGGCACGCCCCACTCGAGCGCCGCGCGGATGGTGTCGGGGCCGTGCAGGTCGAAGACGGCGGTGACGGGATGCTCGCGCAGCGCCCGCAGGCGCTCGAGCAGTCCCTCGCCGTACAGCACGGGCTCGACGCCGATCGAGCGCAGCCAGTCGTGGTTGCCCTCCCCCGCCGTACCGATCACCTCGATACCGCGCGCGACGGCGAGCTGGCAGAGGATGCCGCCCACCCCGCCTGCGGCGGCGCTGACGAGGATGCTGTCGCCGGAGCGCAGGTGCTGCGAGTCCAGGGCATCCCACGCCGTCTGGCCGGCGAGCGCGAGTCCGCCCGCGACCGGCAGCGGCACGCCGTCGGGCACGCGGGCGATGACGTCGGCGCAGACGAGCACGAGCTCGCTGAAGGCGCCCTGCGGGATGGAGCCGAAGACGCGGTCGCCGATGGCGAAATCCTCGACGGCCTCGCCGACGGCGTCGATCACCCCCGCGAACTCGCGACCGGCCGTGATCGGCAGCGGGAAGGAGTACCGCGAGGCGCCGCGGCGGATCTTGTAGTCGACGGGGTTGAGCCCGGCGGCGCGCAGGCGCACGCGCACCTGCTCGGGGGCGGGTCGGCCCACCTCGCGCTCGACGACCTGCAGCACCTCGGGCCCGCCGAAGGCCTCGTAGACGATGGCGGCGGCGCGCTCGGGCGCGACGGCAGCGGCGCTCATGAGGAGCGGCGGCGGCGCAGGGCGCCCCAGGCCAGCCCGACCAGGACGACGGCGAGCACGAGCGCGAGCGCGAGCTTGACGAGGAGGAACACCGCCTCCAGCACGAGCTCAATCACCGCCCAGGCGATGAGGAAGGCGATGACGCCCAGAACGATCAGAAGGATTCGGGCGCCCCAGCTCATGCCCCCAGGCTGTCACAGGGCGGGGCGCCGCGCACCCGGCGTGCGCGCATCGGGACCTTCGGCTCTGTCGGGGGACGGTCGTGGAGCGGTGCACTGGCCCTGCGGGACGACGCACCGCGACCCGGCCGAGACGACGAGGATCCCCGCATGGCGAGCACCCAGGATGCGCACCGCGCCGACCCCCGCACGGGCGCGCTCGACGCGGTCGAGTGCTGGCGGCTGCTGCGCGGCGCCGGACGCGGGCGCATCGCCGTCGCCGCGGGCGGCAGCATCGACATCGTCCCCGTCGACTTCACCGTCGACGGCGCGGCGCTCGCGTTCCCGACCGCGCCGGGCGCCGCACCCCTGCAGCTCGCCCTCGACGACCGCATCGCGCTCGAGACCGACGGCGATGACGCCCTCGGGCACTGGAGCGTCGTCGCCGTCGGCCGTGCGACCCCGCTCGAGCGCCGCAGCGACATCGAGCGGGTGGAACGGCTCCCCCTCGCCCCGTGGCCCCCCGCGCTGCCGCGCCGCTGGATGCGCATCGCGGTCGACCAGGTGCGCGGGCGGCGCGCGCCCGGCGTCGCCGGAACGGCACCCGCTGCTGAGGGCTAGCGTCGCCGTCGAGGCCGCTCGCGCGCGTCCATGTCGGGGCCGCCGCGGACCCGCGGCGATCGTTCCCGTCGCCTGACCGAGCACCCCCGCCCGGGGCGGCAGACTGGAGGCATGACCGACGCTCCCTCCGCCCCCACCCGCACCGCGCGACCGGCCCTGCTCCTCAGCGGCCTCGCCGCCGTCGCCCTCGGTCTCGCCGCGCTCGTCTGGCCGGAGCGCTCGCTGCTCGTCATCGGCGTGCTGTTCGGCGTCTTCCTCATCCTGACCGGCGCGCTGCGGCTCGTCACCGCTCTGCGCACCCCGCTGCCGGGGGTGCTGCGCGGCTTCGTCGCCGTGCTCGGCGCCCTCGTGCTCGCCGCGGGCGTGCTCACGCTCGTGAACCCCTTCGACGGGCTCGAGGTGCTCGCCTACGTGATCGGCATCGCCTGGATCGCCGACGGCGTCGCGGGACTCTTCGGGGGGATGCCCGATGCCGACCTCGTGCCCCGCGGCCTGGCCGTGGCGAGCTGCGCCGTGTCGATCCTCGGCGGCATCGCCATCCTGCTGCTGCCCGGCATCGCGATCGCCGGCTTCCTGCTGCTCGGTGCGATCCTGCTGCTGCTCAGCGGCGTGCTGCTCGTGCTCGTCTGGGTGCTGATGCGTCGGAGGGCGCGCGCCTGACCGTCATCGCGCGCCGCGGCTGAGGGGCGCGCGCCTCGTCGCGTCCGTGCTCAGACGTCGAGCGTGCCGCGCACGACCGAGTCGCCCGAGTGCGCGGGGTCGCCGTCGAGCGGCTCCTCGCTGATGTCGACGATCGGGTAGTCGGCGAGATCCACCCCCGCGGGGATGACGAACTCGTCCGAGGAGCCCTCCAGGTACCCGAGGCTGATGAGTCCGTCGACCTCGGGGGTGAGCAGCCAGACCTCGCGCAGGCCCGCGCCGGCGGGGGCATCCACCGAGATGGTGACGACGCGCTCGTCATCGCGCTCGAGCACGAGGGCGGAGCCCGTGGCACCCGTCCAGGCGGGCAGGGCGTCGAGCGAGGCCGAGGCGACCGTGACGGCGGGATCGACCGGCGCAGCGGCGCCCCACCAGAGGATTCCGCCCGCGACGAGCGCGGCGGCGGCCGCGGAGGCGGCAACGGGGACGACGACCGAGCGGATCGGGCGACGACGGCGGCGGGCCTCGTCGAGGGAGGCGACGGGCGCGATCGCGCGGGAGTCATCGCCGGTGTCGCCGCGCGATGACGGGGCGGCGGCCACGGCGGCAGCCTCGACGGGCGGTCGGATGCCCGGGGCGAGCCCCAGCTCACGGTGGATCGCCGACCACACCGCGCCACTGGGGGCGCTCAGCGCGCCCTCGCCGACGGTGGAGCGCGCCACGGAGACGGTCTGGCGCAGGGCGTCGAGCTCGCTGCGGCACTCGGCGCAGGCCGAGAGGTGCGAGGTCTGCCGCGCGTCGGATGCGGGCGCCTCGCCGATCGCGATGAGCGCGAGGGTCTCGGGATCACAGTGCTCCATGGTTCACCTCCAGTCGTTCGCGGAGCCGCGTCAAGCTGCGGCGGATATGGGACTTGACGGTGCCGACCGGCATGTCGAGCCGCTCGGCGATCTGCGTGTGGGTCAGGTCGTCGAAGAAGGCCAGCTGCACCACCTGCCGGGGCACGGCATCGAGCTTGGCCATCTCGTCGGCGATGACGAGCCGCTCCGCGAGCACGGACTCGTGCCCGGGCACGGCCTCGTCGGCCGCGTGAATCGCGGAGTTCTGCATGATGGCCCGGTCGCGGGCCCGAGCGGCGTGAGCGTCGGCGGTGACGTTGCGGGTGATGCCGACGAGCCAGGCCGAGAGGGATGCCCGCTCGGCGTCGTACCGGTGCCGGCTCTGCCACGCCGAGACGAAGACCCGCTGCGTCGCATCCTCCGCATCGGTGACGTCGCCGAGCGACCGCAGGGCGAGGGAGTAGACGAGCGACGACCATCGGCCGTAGATCTCGGCGAGCGCCCGCTCGTCGCCGGCGACGAATCGCTGGGCGACACGAGTCGCGTCGTCGTCGATCACTGAGGTCACGGCGCGGTCGCCTCCACGGTCAGCCGACCGGCGACGATCACCGGCGATTGCTCGCGTCATCGTAACGGTCGTGGCCGTCATGCGATCTTCTCCGCCGTCACGATGTAGTTGTCGGTGTAGCTGCGGGCGGCCCGGTCGAAGGCCCCTCCGCAGGTGATGAGCACCAGGTGCGGCGCCCCGGCCTGCGTGAAGACCCGATCCAGCGGCACCTCCGACTTCACGATGCGCTCGACGCTCGTCACGCGGTACACGTGCGTCGTGCCGGCCGCGTCCACCACCGTGGCCTCCGCCCCCACCTGCGCCTCGCGCAGACGGGCGAAGGGGCCGATGCCCTGCACGGGGTCGTCGACGTGCGCGGCGATCACCGTGGAGCCGGACTCGCTCGCGGGACCGGCGCCGAACTCGTACCAGCCGGCGACGTCGATGTCCTCGGGGATGGACATGTACCCGTCGGGCTCGACGCCCTCGGGCGACACCGGCACCTCGATGCCGAGCGAGGGGACGCTCAGCCGACCGGGGGCGACGGTCGCGACCGTCTGCTGCTGGGCGGGATCTCCCGGCCCGGTCTGCGCCTCGATCGGGAAGGGCTCGGCCGGGGCGGCGGGCGGGGGCGTGCTCGGCGCCGCCGCCGGAGGGGCGGGCGGCGCCGAGCACGACGCGAGGAGGAGGACTCCTGCCGTCGCCAGGGCGAGCTGAGCGGGAATCCTCCTCCTCGTCATTGCTGTCGTCCTGCCGTTCAGCGCTTCGCGGAAGCGGTCTGGCGACGGACCACGATGCCGACCGCGGCGAGCGCGGCGAGCATCAGGGCGACGGCCGCACCGATGATGCCGGCGTTGCCGCCCTCGGCGACGAGACCGGCGGAACCGGCGGGAACGCCCTCAGGAGCGGCACCGAGGCCGTCGATGGTGATCACGGCGAACTCGAGGGTGTCGCCGTCGAGGCTGCCGATCGCGTGGACCAGCGTGTTGGTACCGGCGGCGAGCGGCAGGGCGGCCGGGCCGATCAGCGGGTCGGTGGAGCCTGCCGCGGCGACGGCGGCCTGGATCTCACCGGCGGGCAGGTCGATGTCGCCCGCGTTCGGGTTGGTGACGCCGGCGAACGCCTCGACGGCGGTGCCGTTGGCGAGCACGTCGACGGCGGGCGCCGCGGCGGTGTGACGCACCGTGAGGCGGGCCTCGCCGGCGGCGATCGCGCTGATGTCGTTCTCGAACGCGGTGATGTCGGGGTCGCCGGCCTCGGTCGCGTGCGCGACGACCGTGTAGCTGCCGCCGGCGACGAGCGCGGCGTCGATCTCCAGGGCGGGCGTTCCGGTGCCGTCAGCGGCGTCGGCGGGGAAGACGTCGATGTTGTAGTCGCCGGCCGGGAGCGCGAGGGGCTCGGCGGTGACGGTTCCGAAGTCGATGTCCTGAAGGCCGGCGACGGGCTCGCCGTTGGCGTAGATGTCGACAGGGAACGTGCCGGCCTCGGCGGCGAAGCCGTGGACGACGTACAGGTCGGCGGTGCCGGCGGTGGCGGCGGTCGCCGGGGCGGCGACGCCCACGGTGGCGAGAGCGGCGACGCCGACCCCCGCGAGAATACGGTTGCGCATGGTTCCTCCTAGTAGACGCCCGTCCGGCCGGTGCCGGAGGGGGTTCGTGCGGAATGCCTTACATGGATCACTTCCGCGTGGAGGCCGCGTTTGGATGCGCTGGAACCTGGCAGAACCCTGGGAGCGCGTCGACCGCGGGTCGAGAGACGGGATGCCTCAGCCGAGCGCGGCGGTGAGCGTCGTCAGCGTGACGATAAGGCCGATGAGCCACAGCACGAGGTTCATCGCGCCGATCACGAGCCCCGCGACCGCGAGGCCGCGACCGCGGGTGATGCCGTTCGCCGTCTCGCGCAGGCCGCGGCCGGCGGCGATCGCGCACACGGTGAGCAGCGCGGCGTTGATGACGAAGACGAGGGCGAGCGCGACGAACACCGGCGTCCATGCTCCGCTCGTGACCCCCGCCGCGGACTGGGCGGCCGCCTGCTCGGTCAGGTCGGCGGCGACCACGTTGCCGACGAGGGAGACCAGCAGCGGAGCGAGTCCCGTGGCGAAGGCCGCGGTGGCGGCATGGCTGCGCGCCGCGGGCGCCGCCCAGCGGCGACCCTTGGGCATCGGCGGCACCGCGGGGGCGATGGTGAGCACGGCCCCCGTCGACTCCTCCGCGCCGGAGGCGGAGGGGATCGCGTCCTCGGCGCGGGGCCTGTCGCCGACCGGCGGTGGTCCGATCACCAGGCGGGAGGGATCGGGAGCGGGCGCCTCCGCGACGGCGGGGACCTGGGTCTCGGTCTCGGCGGGCGCCTCCGCGACCGCGGGGACCTCTGCGACGGCGGGCGCCTCCGCGACGGCGGGCGCCCCGCACCGGGTGCAGAACCGCGCGCCGACGCGCATCCCGGCATGGCAGCGGGTGCAGGTCGCCATGCCACCCGCCCTTCCGCCCGCGACCGATCCGAACGGTTCGGGGGCCTCCCTCAGGCTAGTGATCGCGGGGTCGGATGCTCTTCCCCCCGTCGTGGGGAGGGAGCGCCGCGCCGCCGCGCCGCCCGAGGGGCCTTGACGCCACCGGGAAGCGGGAGCAGGATGGGCGCAGATCAACTCACCGCCCAGCTGAGCCGGAGGCATCGCCCCGCCACTGGGCGGTGAGTCTGTTAAGCCCTCCGCATCCGTCCTCAGCCGAGCGTCCACGCCCGGCCTCCTCTCCCCCGTCCGGCTCTGCGCTGGAGTCCTCTCCCCCGAAGTGGGGGTGCGCTGCGGGGCCATCCGGGCCAACCGTCCGGGCCGAGGCACCGAACGTCACATGCATGGGGAATCGCACCACCCCCGGCCGGCAGGGGGACTGCCGCCCGGGATCGCCTCGTCGAACGGGTCGACGAGGCGCGGAAACGCGGTGGTCCGGTCGTTGCGCTGGGGAGCTCGACGACCGGACCCGCATCCCGCATCCGCCGCCCCTCCTCGCCTGACGGCGGCCCGGGGCGGCGGAGCGGCGTATCAGCCGCGCGGCGCGTTCGCCCGCAGAGCGTGCCGCGCCGCGGAGACCCGCTCGAGCAGCTGCGCCTCGTCCGCACGCGCGCCGATGCGATCACGACCGACGACGATGCGCTGGCGCGCGTGCGCGAGCCGCGTCGCGTCGCGGATGAACGCGGCCATGAGCCGGGACGCTCCCGAGCGGGCGGCCCACGCGGTGGCCGCGCGGCGCCCGGCGGGGGTGGCGAGCATCCCCACCTCGTCGGCGTGCAGCCAGCCCGCCTGCGCGTACTCCGACAACCGTGCCTGGGTCAGCCGCATCTCCTGCCGCCGCAGCATCGTGACGAGGGCGATGCCGACGAGGAACAGTGGCACTTGCACGAGCAGGTAGTAGCCGTAGAAGTCGCCGACGAAGAAGAGCGCGCCGTTCCAGAACGCGTGCAGCAGCACGGCGGGCACGAGACCGAGCAGGAAGGCCCCGAGGGCCAGGCGCGATCCGCGCTGCGCCGCCGCCCCCAGCGCGGCGCCGATGAGAGCCGTGAACATGACGTGGGCGAACGGCGACATGATGCCGCGGATGATGAAGATCTCGATCGTGCCGGTGGTGAGGAGACCGCCCTCGGTGAGCTGCACCCCGAAGTAGAGGATGTTCTCGGTGAACGCGAATCCGCCGGCCACCCAGGCCGCGTAGACGATGCCGTCGACGGGACCGTCGAAGTGCCGGCGCGCGCCCCAGAGGATGAGGAGGACGCCGATGCCCTTCGCGAGCTCCTCGACGATCGGCGCCTGGATGGCGGCCCCGAAGAACTCGGATGCGCCGTTCGGGCCGCCCGCCGTCG from Microcella daejeonensis includes these protein-coding regions:
- a CDS encoding NADP-dependent oxidoreductase codes for the protein MSAAAVAPERAAAIVYEAFGGPEVLQVVEREVGRPAPEQVRVRLRAAGLNPVDYKIRRGASRYSFPLPITAGREFAGVIDAVGEAVEDFAIGDRVFGSIPQGAFSELVLVCADVIARVPDGVPLPVAGGLALAGQTAWDALDSQHLRSGDSILVSAAAGGVGGILCQLAVARGIEVIGTAGEGNHDWLRSIGVEPVLYGEGLLERLRALREHPVTAVFDLHGPDTIRAALEWGVPAERINTNATDPTPFGIRAVGRGAVRPSTLDALAGLVADGILRIPIAAEFPLAEARAAFERLETGHVRGKVVLTAGR
- a CDS encoding pyridoxamine 5'-phosphate oxidase family protein; translated protein: MASTQDAHRADPRTGALDAVECWRLLRGAGRGRIAVAAGGSIDIVPVDFTVDGAALAFPTAPGAAPLQLALDDRIALETDGDDALGHWSVVAVGRATPLERRSDIERVERLPLAPWPPALPRRWMRIAVDQVRGRRAPGVAGTAPAAEG
- a CDS encoding HdeD family acid-resistance protein, translating into MTDAPSAPTRTARPALLLSGLAAVALGLAALVWPERSLLVIGVLFGVFLILTGALRLVTALRTPLPGVLRGFVAVLGALVLAAGVLTLVNPFDGLEVLAYVIGIAWIADGVAGLFGGMPDADLVPRGLAVASCAVSILGGIAILLLPGIAIAGFLLLGAILLLLSGVLLVLVWVLMRRRARA
- a CDS encoding anti-sigma factor domain-containing protein, whose amino-acid sequence is MEHCDPETLALIAIGEAPASDARQTSHLSACAECRSELDALRQTVSVARSTVGEGALSAPSGAVWSAIHRELGLAPGIRPPVEAAAVAAAPSSRGDTGDDSRAIAPVASLDEARRRRRPIRSVVVPVAASAAAAALVAGGILWWGAAAPVDPAVTVASASLDALPAWTGATGSALVLERDDERVVTISVDAPAGAGLREVWLLTPEVDGLISLGYLEGSSDEFVIPAGVDLADYPIVDISEEPLDGDPAHSGDSVVRGTLDV
- a CDS encoding RNA polymerase sigma factor — its product is MTSVIDDDATRVAQRFVAGDERALAEIYGRWSSLVYSLALRSLGDVTDAEDATQRVFVSAWQSRHRYDAERASLSAWLVGITRNVTADAHAARARDRAIMQNSAIHAADEAVPGHESVLAERLVIADEMAKLDAVPRQVVQLAFFDDLTHTQIAERLDMPVGTVKSHIRRSLTRLRERLEVNHGAL
- a CDS encoding class F sortase; the protein is MTRRRIPAQLALATAGVLLLASCSAPPAPPAAAPSTPPPAAPAEPFPIEAQTGPGDPAQQQTVATVAPGRLSVPSLGIEVPVSPEGVEPDGYMSIPEDIDVAGWYEFGAGPASESGSTVIAAHVDDPVQGIGPFARLREAQVGAEATVVDAAGTTHVYRVTSVERIVKSEVPLDRVFTQAGAPHLVLITCGGAFDRAARSYTDNYIVTAEKIA
- a CDS encoding DUF4397 domain-containing protein — encoded protein: MRNRILAGVGVAALATVGVAAPATAATAGTADLYVVHGFAAEAGTFPVDIYANGEPVAGLQDIDFGTVTAEPLALPAGDYNIDVFPADAADGTGTPALEIDAALVAGGSYTVVAHATEAGDPDITAFENDISAIAAGEARLTVRHTAAAPAVDVLANGTAVEAFAGVTNPNAGDIDLPAGEIQAAVAAAGSTDPLIGPAALPLAAGTNTLVHAIGSLDGDTLEFAVITIDGLGAAPEGVPAGSAGLVAEGGNAGIIGAAVALMLAALAAVGIVVRRQTASAKR
- a CDS encoding zinc ribbon domain-containing protein, with product MATCTRCHAGMRVGARFCTRCGAPAVAEAPAVAEVPAVAEAPAETETQVPAVAEAPAPDPSRLVIGPPPVGDRPRAEDAIPSASGAEESTGAVLTIAPAVPPMPKGRRWAAPAARSHAATAAFATGLAPLLVSLVGNVVAADLTEQAAAQSAAGVTSGAWTPVFVALALVFVINAALLTVCAIAAGRGLRETANGITRGRGLAVAGLVIGAMNLVLWLIGLIVTLTTLTAALG
- a CDS encoding PrsW family intramembrane metalloprotease; amino-acid sequence: MTEPHAPNPLALAPEPVRAETASPAQPPALTGRRARGAGATLLAVIGLILVSLLTLAVLAYLVSGLGAYGVIIAGIMALVPLTIVFLGVRWIDRWEPEPRGALVFAFLWGAGASVLIALLVDVQIQGIVATAGGPNGASEFFGAAIQAPIVEELAKGIGVLLILWGARRHFDGPVDGIVYAAWVAGGFAFTENILYFGVQLTEGGLLTTGTIEIFIIRGIMSPFAHVMFTALIGAALGAAAQRGSRLALGAFLLGLVPAVLLHAFWNGALFFVGDFYGYYLLVQVPLFLVGIALVTMLRRQEMRLTQARLSEYAQAGWLHADEVGMLATPAGRRAATAWAARSGASRLMAAFIRDATRLAHARQRIVVGRDRIGARADEAQLLERVSAARHALRANAPRG